In Prunus dulcis chromosome 2, ALMONDv2, whole genome shotgun sequence, a single genomic region encodes these proteins:
- the LOC117619769 gene encoding protein LATERAL ROOT PRIMORDIUM 1-like isoform X3 has translation MLGLRDILLIAPTPSSMHQQNQPISSDLPLPSSTTLGVGLGIFPLLTATPCAPHAPTTAEVNSDNSHFWGLRRCQELNLSKQDMLNFGNHGAQNEQVVECEGHNNNNENEGGGGGGERSKMKACKDCGNKAKKGCEYGRCRTCCRGRGYDCSTHVKSTWVPAARRRERQMGVTVAVPGVGGGGGGGEDANIKQSLPDKVRAPAVFRCHRVTAISNGAAELAYQATVKISGHVFQGLLYDHGVDKNNAFPCISPSHLETDTNQRNGDSASTPPLPPATACLTSTS, from the exons ATGTTGGGTCTCAGAGATATCCTCCTCATTGCTCCAACTCCTTCTTCCATGCACCAACAGAACCAACCCATTTCCTCTGACCTTCCCCTGCCTTCATCCACCACCCTTGGTGTTGGCCTTGGCATTTTCCCTCTTCTCACTGCCACCCCATGTGCTCCACATGCACCTACAACGGCTGAGGTTAATTCTGACAATTCACATTTTTGGGGCCTCAGGAGATGCCAAGAATTGAACCTTTCTAAGCAAGACATGCTGAATTTTGGCAACCATGGTGCTCAAAATGAACAGGTTGTGGAATGTGAAGgtcataataataataatgaaaatgaaggtggtggtggtggtggtgagagGTCTAAGATGAAGGCTTGCAAGGACTGTGGAAACAAGGCAAAGAAGGGTTGTGAGTACGGGAGGTGCAGGACTTGTTGCAGAGGACGCGGCTATGACTGCTCTACTCACGTGAAGAGCACCTGGGTCCCCGCGGCGAGGCGGCGAGAGCGGCAGATGGGGGTGACGGTTGCTGTTCCtggtgttggtggtggtggtggtggtggtgaag ATGCTAATATCAAACAGTCGTTACCAGATAAAGTTCGTGCACCAGCAGTTTTCAGGTGCCACAGAGTCACTGCCATCAGTAATGGTGCAGCTGAGTTAGCCTATCAAGCGACAGTGAAAATTAGCGGGCATGTATTCCAGGGGCTGCTTTATGATCATGGGGTTGATAAGAACAATGCATTCCCATGTATTTCACCATCACACTTGGAAACTGATACAAACCAAAGGAATGGAGACTCTGCTTCTACTCCACCTCTTCCTCCAGCAACTGCCTGTCTGACTTCCACCAGCTGA
- the LOC117619769 gene encoding protein LATERAL ROOT PRIMORDIUM 1-like isoform X1 — protein MLGLRDILLIAPTPSSMHQQNQPISSDLPLPSSTTLGVGLGIFPLLTATPCAPHAPTTAEVNSDNSHFWGLRRCQELNLSKQDMLNFGNHGAQNEQVVECEGHNNNNENEGGGGGGERSKMKACKDCGNKAKKGCEYGRCRTCCRGRGYDCSTHVKSTWVPAARRRERQMGVTVAVPGVGGGGGGGEGSSGSSSVAKRPRVVVPSQNANANIKQSLPDKVRAPAVFRCHRVTAISNGAAELAYQATVKISGHVFQGLLYDHGVDKNNAFPCISPSHLETDTNQRNGDSASTPPLPPATACLTSTS, from the exons ATGTTGGGTCTCAGAGATATCCTCCTCATTGCTCCAACTCCTTCTTCCATGCACCAACAGAACCAACCCATTTCCTCTGACCTTCCCCTGCCTTCATCCACCACCCTTGGTGTTGGCCTTGGCATTTTCCCTCTTCTCACTGCCACCCCATGTGCTCCACATGCACCTACAACGGCTGAGGTTAATTCTGACAATTCACATTTTTGGGGCCTCAGGAGATGCCAAGAATTGAACCTTTCTAAGCAAGACATGCTGAATTTTGGCAACCATGGTGCTCAAAATGAACAGGTTGTGGAATGTGAAGgtcataataataataatgaaaatgaaggtggtggtggtggtggtgagagGTCTAAGATGAAGGCTTGCAAGGACTGTGGAAACAAGGCAAAGAAGGGTTGTGAGTACGGGAGGTGCAGGACTTGTTGCAGAGGACGCGGCTATGACTGCTCTACTCACGTGAAGAGCACCTGGGTCCCCGCGGCGAGGCGGCGAGAGCGGCAGATGGGGGTGACGGTTGCTGTTCCtggtgttggtggtggtggtggtggtggtgaag GTTCTTCTGGGTCTTCTTCTGTTGCCAAAAGACCAAGAGTTGTGGTGCCATCACAGAATGCAA ATGCTAATATCAAACAGTCGTTACCAGATAAAGTTCGTGCACCAGCAGTTTTCAGGTGCCACAGAGTCACTGCCATCAGTAATGGTGCAGCTGAGTTAGCCTATCAAGCGACAGTGAAAATTAGCGGGCATGTATTCCAGGGGCTGCTTTATGATCATGGGGTTGATAAGAACAATGCATTCCCATGTATTTCACCATCACACTTGGAAACTGATACAAACCAAAGGAATGGAGACTCTGCTTCTACTCCACCTCTTCCTCCAGCAACTGCCTGTCTGACTTCCACCAGCTGA
- the LOC117619769 gene encoding protein LATERAL ROOT PRIMORDIUM 1-like isoform X2 has product MLGLRDILLIAPTPSSMHQQNQPISSDLPLPSSTTLGVGLGIFPLLTATPCAPHAPTTAEVNSDNSHFWGLRRCQELNLSKQDMLNFGNHGAQNEQVVECEGHNNNNENEGGGGGGERSKMKACKDCGNKAKKGCEYGRCRTCCRGRGYDCSTHVKSTWVPAARRRERQMGVTVAVPGVGGGGGSSGSSSVAKRPRVVVPSQNANANIKQSLPDKVRAPAVFRCHRVTAISNGAAELAYQATVKISGHVFQGLLYDHGVDKNNAFPCISPSHLETDTNQRNGDSASTPPLPPATACLTSTS; this is encoded by the exons ATGTTGGGTCTCAGAGATATCCTCCTCATTGCTCCAACTCCTTCTTCCATGCACCAACAGAACCAACCCATTTCCTCTGACCTTCCCCTGCCTTCATCCACCACCCTTGGTGTTGGCCTTGGCATTTTCCCTCTTCTCACTGCCACCCCATGTGCTCCACATGCACCTACAACGGCTGAGGTTAATTCTGACAATTCACATTTTTGGGGCCTCAGGAGATGCCAAGAATTGAACCTTTCTAAGCAAGACATGCTGAATTTTGGCAACCATGGTGCTCAAAATGAACAGGTTGTGGAATGTGAAGgtcataataataataatgaaaatgaaggtggtggtggtggtggtgagagGTCTAAGATGAAGGCTTGCAAGGACTGTGGAAACAAGGCAAAGAAGGGTTGTGAGTACGGGAGGTGCAGGACTTGTTGCAGAGGACGCGGCTATGACTGCTCTACTCACGTGAAGAGCACCTGGGTCCCCGCGGCGAGGCGGCGAGAGCGGCAGATGGGGGTGACGGTTGCTGTTCCtggtgttggtggtggtggtg GTTCTTCTGGGTCTTCTTCTGTTGCCAAAAGACCAAGAGTTGTGGTGCCATCACAGAATGCAA ATGCTAATATCAAACAGTCGTTACCAGATAAAGTTCGTGCACCAGCAGTTTTCAGGTGCCACAGAGTCACTGCCATCAGTAATGGTGCAGCTGAGTTAGCCTATCAAGCGACAGTGAAAATTAGCGGGCATGTATTCCAGGGGCTGCTTTATGATCATGGGGTTGATAAGAACAATGCATTCCCATGTATTTCACCATCACACTTGGAAACTGATACAAACCAAAGGAATGGAGACTCTGCTTCTACTCCACCTCTTCCTCCAGCAACTGCCTGTCTGACTTCCACCAGCTGA
- the LOC117619769 gene encoding protein LATERAL ROOT PRIMORDIUM 1-like isoform X4, whose translation MLGLRDILLIAPTPSSMHQQNQPISSDLPLPSSTTLGVGLGIFPLLTATPCAPHAPTTAEVNSDNSHFWGLRRCQELNLSKQDMLNFGNHGAQNEQVVECEGHNNNNENEGGGGGGERSKMKACKDCGNKAKKGCEYGRCRTCCRGRGYDCSTHVKSTWVPAARRRERQMGVTVAVPGVGGGGDANIKQSLPDKVRAPAVFRCHRVTAISNGAAELAYQATVKISGHVFQGLLYDHGVDKNNAFPCISPSHLETDTNQRNGDSASTPPLPPATACLTSTS comes from the exons ATGTTGGGTCTCAGAGATATCCTCCTCATTGCTCCAACTCCTTCTTCCATGCACCAACAGAACCAACCCATTTCCTCTGACCTTCCCCTGCCTTCATCCACCACCCTTGGTGTTGGCCTTGGCATTTTCCCTCTTCTCACTGCCACCCCATGTGCTCCACATGCACCTACAACGGCTGAGGTTAATTCTGACAATTCACATTTTTGGGGCCTCAGGAGATGCCAAGAATTGAACCTTTCTAAGCAAGACATGCTGAATTTTGGCAACCATGGTGCTCAAAATGAACAGGTTGTGGAATGTGAAGgtcataataataataatgaaaatgaaggtggtggtggtggtggtgagagGTCTAAGATGAAGGCTTGCAAGGACTGTGGAAACAAGGCAAAGAAGGGTTGTGAGTACGGGAGGTGCAGGACTTGTTGCAGAGGACGCGGCTATGACTGCTCTACTCACGTGAAGAGCACCTGGGTCCCCGCGGCGAGGCGGCGAGAGCGGCAGATGGGGGTGACGGTTGCTGTTCCtggtgttggtggtggtggtg ATGCTAATATCAAACAGTCGTTACCAGATAAAGTTCGTGCACCAGCAGTTTTCAGGTGCCACAGAGTCACTGCCATCAGTAATGGTGCAGCTGAGTTAGCCTATCAAGCGACAGTGAAAATTAGCGGGCATGTATTCCAGGGGCTGCTTTATGATCATGGGGTTGATAAGAACAATGCATTCCCATGTATTTCACCATCACACTTGGAAACTGATACAAACCAAAGGAATGGAGACTCTGCTTCTACTCCACCTCTTCCTCCAGCAACTGCCTGTCTGACTTCCACCAGCTGA